In Leptospiraceae bacterium, the following are encoded in one genomic region:
- a CDS encoding DUF3375 family protein — MIREKAILSDSNRGNLLNQIFEKENFLYESDQGKSFQAFLEFLISEEKKEELNQLIETMLSIPDLKDKKDLTGIDRSFFRSLKYFTELNVRVGKLILNSRKV, encoded by the coding sequence ATGATTCGAGAGAAAGCTATCCTATCTGATTCCAATCGTGGTAATCTTTTAAATCAAATATTTGAAAAAGAAAATTTTTTATATGAAAGTGACCAAGGTAAAAGCTTTCAGGCATTTCTAGAATTTTTAATTTCCGAAGAAAAAAAAGAAGAGTTAAACCAATTGATTGAAACTATGCTTTCGATTCCAGATTTAAAGGATAAAAAAGACCTGACTGGAATCGATAGATCATTTTTTAGAAGCTTAAAATACTTCACAGAATTGAATGTCAGAGTTGGAAAACTAATTCTAAATAGCCGAAAGGTCTGA
- a CDS encoding IS91 family transposase, producing METSQQEEMLVRKRILEVAEVFRKNEKEFFSVYGNSLTRNEVDAYYAIRNCRTETLGGHVDKCSHCGFEKNSYNSCRNRHCPKCQFLRKEKWLVKENKNILPVKYFHVVFTLPSELNSLILNNKKIFYSLLFKTVSDTLRKVSKNKKYLNCIPGFLSILHTWGQTLSYHPHIHVLITGGGISADKDKWIDSREQFFLPIRVLSKLFQRLFLFHLKKYYHGSYLTIPKSCEELNDPSHFQRFLTNLYSKKWIVYTKQPFENPDSVIKYLGRYTHRIAISNQKILEITNNTVTFRYKDYADNDKLKTMTLPCVEFIRRFLMHILPLGFVKIRHYGIIANRSRKDSLELCKSLLKTKSFFKSKSTPEEWKDILASMIKKILLCSVCKIGSFVSISLIQKQVRPP from the coding sequence ATGGAAACATCACAACAAGAAGAGATGTTGGTCAGAAAGAGGATACTGGAAGTAGCTGAAGTTTTTCGAAAAAATGAAAAAGAATTCTTTTCTGTCTATGGAAATTCCTTAACTCGAAACGAGGTGGACGCGTATTATGCGATCAGGAATTGCAGAACAGAGACGCTCGGTGGTCACGTCGATAAATGTAGTCACTGTGGATTCGAAAAGAATTCCTACAATTCCTGTCGAAATCGGCATTGTCCCAAATGTCAGTTTTTGAGAAAAGAGAAATGGTTAGTTAAAGAGAATAAGAATATTTTACCTGTGAAATATTTTCATGTCGTATTTACTCTTCCCAGTGAATTAAACTCACTCATATTAAATAACAAAAAAATATTCTATTCTCTTTTATTTAAAACTGTCTCGGATACGTTAAGAAAGGTAAGTAAGAATAAAAAGTATCTAAATTGTATTCCTGGTTTTTTATCTATTCTACATACTTGGGGACAGACTTTATCTTATCATCCACATATTCATGTTCTAATCACAGGAGGCGGAATTTCTGCGGATAAAGACAAATGGATTGATTCAAGAGAACAATTCTTTCTTCCTATTCGCGTTCTATCAAAACTATTTCAGAGATTATTTTTATTTCATTTAAAAAAATACTATCATGGAAGTTATCTTACTATTCCCAAAAGTTGTGAAGAATTAAATGATCCATCACACTTTCAAAGATTTTTAACAAACCTCTATTCTAAAAAATGGATCGTATATACAAAACAACCTTTTGAAAATCCCGACTCCGTAATTAAATACCTCGGACGTTATACACACAGGATAGCAATCAGTAACCAGAAAATATTAGAAATCACAAACAATACCGTAACATTCAGATACAAAGATTATGCGGATAATGACAAACTCAAAACAATGACTCTACCATGTGTAGAGTTTATTCGCAGGTTTCTTATGCATATCCTTCCATTAGGATTCGTTAAAATCAGACATTACGGAATCATCGCAAACCGATCTCGCAAAGACTCTCTCGAATTATGTAAGTCACTTCTTAAAACTAAATCGTTCTTTAAATCGAAGTCTACACCGGAAGAATGGAAAGATATTCTTGCGTCCATGATCAAAAAGATTCTCCTATGTAGCGTATGTAAAATTGGCTCTTTCGTATCCATTAGCCTCATCCAAAAACAAGTCCGACCTCCCTAG
- a CDS encoding phage integrase N-terminal SAM-like domain-containing protein encodes MKSYVSYVNYLAKYYKKSPDKINREEVKNYLYHLRVNKQLSANTLNVVHSAIRFFTSM; translated from the coding sequence ATAAAGAGTTACGTTTCGTATGTAAATTATCTGGCAAAGTATTACAAAAAATCTCCAGATAAAATAAATCGAGAAGAAGTAAAGAATTATCTTTACCATTTAAGAGTTAATAAACAATTATCCGCTAATACATTGAATGTTGTCCATAGTGCGATACGATTTTTTACATCTATGTGA